In Pseudophryne corroboree isolate aPseCor3 chromosome 2, aPseCor3.hap2, whole genome shotgun sequence, the sequence ggtagagcagtggcctactgtaccgtattgctatatattatatactggtggtcagcaaaatgtgcgaaactgaaatgcaccacaggtatggatggatagtatacttgacgacacagaggtaggtagagcagtggccttctttaccgtactgctatatattatatactggtggtcagcaaactgtgcaaaactgaaatgcaccacaggcatggatggatagtatacttgacgacacagaggtaggtagagcagtggcctactgtaccatactgctatatattatatactggtggtcagcaaactgtgcaaaactgaaatgcaccacaggtatggatggatagtatacttgacgacacagaggtaggtagagcagtggcctactgtaccgtactgctatatattatatactggtggtcagcaaactgtgcaaaactgaaatgcaccacaggtatggatggatagtatacttgacgacacagaggtaggtagagcagtggcctactgtaccgtactgctatatattatatactggtggtcagcaaaatgtgcaaaactgaaatgcaccacaggtatggatggatagtatacttgacgacacagaggtaggtagagcagtggccttctgtactgtactgctatatattatatactggtggtcagcgaactgtgcaaaactgaaatgcaccacaggcatggatggatagtatacttgacggcacagaggtagatagagcagtggcctactgtaccatactgctatatattatataatggtggtcagcaaactgtgcaaaactgaaatgcaccacaggtatggatggatagtatacttgacgacacagaggtaggtagagcagtggcctactgtaccgtactgctatttattatatactgatggtcagcaaactgtgcaaaactgaaatgcaccacaggtatggatggatagtatacttgacgacacagaggtaggtagagcagtggccttctgtaccgtactgctatatattatatactggtggtcagcaaactgtgcaaaactgaaatgcaccacaggtatggatggatagtatacttgacgacacagaggtaggtagagcagtggccttctgtaacgtactgctatatattatatactggtggtcagcaaaatgtgcgaaactgaaatgcaccacaggtgtggatggatagtatacttgacgacacagaggtaggtagagcagtggccttctttaccgtactgctatatattatatgctggtggtcagcaaactgtgcaaaactgaaatgcacctcaggcgtggaaggatagtatacttgacgacacagaggtaggtagagcagtggcctactgtaccatactgctatatattatatactggtggtcagcaatctgtgcaaaactgaaatgcaccacaggtatggatggatagtatacttgacgacacagaggtaggtagagcagtggccttctttaccgtactgctatatattatataccggtggtcagcaaactgtgcaaaactgaaatgcaccacaggtatggatggatagtatacctgacgacacagaggtaggtagagcagtggcctactataccgtattgctatatattatatactggtggttagcaaaatgtgcgaaactgaaatgcaccacaggtatggatggatagtatacttgatggcacagaggtaggtagagaagtggccttctttaccatactgctatatattatatactggtggtcagcaaactgtgcaaaactaaaatgcaccacaggcatggatggatagtatacttgacgacacagaggtaggtagagcagtggcctactgtaccatactgctacatattatatactggtggtcagcaaactgtgcaaaactgaaatgcaccacaggtatggatggatagtatacttgacgacacagaggtaggtagagcagtggccttctgtaccgtactgctatatattatataccggtggtcagcaaactgtgcaaaactgaaatgcaccacaggtatggatggatagtatacttgacgacacagaggtaggtagagcagtggccttctgtaccgtactgctatatattatatactggtggtcagcaaaatgtgcgaaactgaaatgcaccacaggtgtggatggatagtatacttgacgacacagaggtaggtagagcagtggccttctttaccgtactgctatatattatatactggtggtcagcaaactgtgcaaaactgaaatgcaccacaggcgtggaaggatagtatactcgacgacacagaggtaggtagagcagtggcctactgtaccatactgctatatattatatattggtggttagcaatctgtgcaaaactgaaatgcaccatagtatggatggatagtatacttgacgacacagaggtaggtagagcagtggcctactgtaccgtactgctatatattatatactggtggtcagcaaactgtgcaaaactgaaatgcaccacaggtatggatggatagtatacttgacgacacagaggtaggtagagcagtgtccttctgtaccgtactgctatatattatatactggtgtttagcaaactgtgcaaaaatgaaatgcaccacaggtatggatggatagtatacttgacgacacagaggtaggtagagcagtggactactgtaccgtactgctatatatatagttatactggtggtcagcaaaattctgcactgtcctcctactatatactacaatgcagcacagatatgaagcgtttttcaggcagagaatgtataatactggtggtcactggtcagcaaaactctgcactgtcctcctactatataatactgctggtccccagtccccacaataaagcaattagcacactgagcacagatatttgcagcacactgagcacagatacggagcgtttttcagacagagaacgtataatactggtggtcactggtcagcaaaactctgcactgtcctcctactatataatactgctggtccccagtccccacaataaagcaattagcacactgagcacagatatttgcagcacactgagcacagatacggagcgtttttcagacagagaacgtataatactggtggtcactggtcagcaaaactctgcactgtcctcctactatataatactgctggtccccagtccccacaataaagcaattagcacactgagcacagatatttgcagcacactgagcacagatatggagcgtttttcaggcagagaacgtagatatttgcacttgcagcacattgagcacagatatttgcagcacactgagcacagatattttcagcacactgagcacagatatttgcagcccactgaacatagaaactgagaggacgccagccacgtcctctcacgatcatctccaatgcaggagtgaaaaatggcggcgacgcatggctccttatatagaatacgaatgtcgcgagaatccgactgcgggatgatgacgttcgggcgtgctcgggttaaccgagcaaggcgggaggatccgagttgctcggacccgtgcaaaaaaaggtgaagttcgggcgggttcggatcccgaggatccgaacccgctcatcactagtacggaCCCGCATGTTTTGGTTTTCAGTTATGACAaaaccaccctcaggtgttttggttcacatttggttttggatttcttgaaaattaataaaaacagctaaaaacatgTAATTTGGACATATTTTTGTTCTTACCTCAGTATCATTAATTTCCAGTATTTCCAGTCACATTTGACTACcacacagcttacaatattgttcaccaatattgaccaaagacttactggctaaactaagcaagaaaagaaaaaaagtttccAATTTTTAAGATCTCTGAATTATttctcccgaccgccagtcacccGAACCCAACCTGTTCTGAgaggcatttttttattttttattaacagtttcttatatagtgcagcaaatttcgttgcactttacaattgcaaAAATATAGATAGGCATAGGTAGGACCaacatttggagggcatgctggtccttGCAGTACCATTTGGATGATCATGGGGTGACTCCAGATGAGATAGCTTtcaatttaaatatatttttgCATGTGCTATTATCGTGTAGAAGAACAAAAAGCAATTATATAACCCAGAGTGGGTGCTAGTATCATGTAGCATTAGGGACCACAAGCATCAGAGAAGCCTTGCAGAGGCTtggtggcttaaccatatctttgcaaatatatgttacTAAGCTTTTTGAATTTCAattatcatgtagtgttcaagttatatatatatatatatatatatatatatatatatctccaagaacAAGCTGGCACTCATGAAGACTTAATAAATGCGCAGACACAGTAATgtgatcaacgtttcagggctgctgcccttttatcaagaccatctgtaatatacaaatataaaacatttataccttacccacACCTCGTGCACTTGCTTCCACGGCGCCCGCTGTgagccgatgacgtcattggcgcgcaCCCGCGCCGGCGACCCAGCATCAAAGGGGGGCGTGGAAAATCCTAGTgacgtcccatcaccatggtaacccgttCTGTCTACGGAAATAAAAACATGTAACAGAGATTCACCCGTAGCCCgcaatacatacagcacaatagGTCTAGGGGGACTAATGGATTATAGTAAACTGATATCATATGTCACCCGGAAACAAACTTGTCAACCTAAAGAGGCACATTAACTGATATACGGAATCTACATGAGACTGAATTATAATAACAGATGTCTAAAGAACCTAGTACTGTCACTGTAACCCGGTTCATATCTCTTCAAAGTATGTAGAAAAAGGCAGTGCTATTATCACAAATTATAGGAAGCTGGTAAATGATAGAATTTCATTGAGTCCAAAAGGCTTCATGGACTGTAGTGTATGGATCCACCAGGATTCTTTTTGAAGTAAGATTCGACCTCGGTTGCCTCCTCTTGGGGATTCAGGTACTCCATCAATGATTTTATAACGTATAGATGACATACTGTGTTGTAACTCCTTGAAATGATGGGCTACCGGCTGGTCCGAGCCCCGTCCCTCCAAAGCCGCACGTATACTAGATCGATGTAACGCTATTCTTTCTTTAAACTGGCGAATAGTCTTGCCAATGTATAATAACCCGCAAGGGCATTTAATATAGTATATAACGTATCGGCTTGTACAGGTATAAGGTCGTTTAATCCTAAACTCCTTTCCTGAGCGTGGATGATGGAAAACAGCACCTGGTTCCAAACTGCTGCATGTGGTACACCCGAGGCATTTAAAGTTACCTGGCTTCCTTGTCAAGAAATGGCCAGGCGGTGATACTTTAAGATTAGAAACGTCATTATGTACCACCCAACCTTTGATGTTTCTTCCTCTTCGATAAGAGGGTAAAATCTTCACTCCTTTGATAGACTGTAATTGTTTGTCTTGGGTGATGATAGGCCAAATTTGTTTGGCCTTCTGCATGGTACTCATACTGGTGGTGGAAAAATCTTGAGTCCAAACTATGAAGTCCGGCTTTCTTGTATTTTGGGTTTTGTTTAATAAGCTTATTCTATCATGCTTCAAAGCCCTGCTTTTGGCTTCCCTTAGATGTTTTAGTTTATAACCTCTTTCTATGAATTTTCGTGTCATGATGTCCATCTGTTTAATGGTCTCAGCTTGATCACTGCAGATACGCCTGATCCTCATGTATTGGGAATATGGCAATCCCCATTTAAGGGTCGGCGGGTGGTGACTGTTAGCATGCAGCGTGGTATTTATGTCTGTTTCTTTGACAAATAAAGAGGTGTGCAAGTGGTGCAGATGATCTTGTTTGATAGCCACATCTAGATAGTGTATTTCTTCATAGCTGGTAGAATATGTGAATTTTATGGAGTCATCCAACCGGTTGATGTCAAGCATAGCCTGTTGGAAACTCTCTTGCGATCCTGACCATAATACAaagatatcatctatgtagcggAAGTATGCTTTAATACTACCCGCTACATTAGGATTAGTTAGAAAGAGGTCATTTTCCACTTCTCGCATAAAGATGTTTGCAAAGCTCggggccacgcaagaccccatcgcgcaCCCCGAGCATTGCCGGAAAAATCTACCATCGAAAATGAAGTAATTTTGTGCTAGAGTTAACTCCAGTAACTTAATGAAGAAATTGATGTCTGGACCATTATATTTGTGACTGCCTGTGATGCACCGTCTGATGGCTTCAATACCTCTTTGATGGGGGATGTTGGTATATAAGCTGATCACATCTATGGTGCACATCAGGTAGTTCTCCGGCAGCGGTGACAGCTTCTCCAATTGTAACAAGAAGGCCGTAGTATCTTTCAGACAGACCTTTTGATCTTGTACAACCGGCTGCAGGAAGAAATCTAAGTATTTAGAAATGTTGTAGAAGAGGGAATCTCTTGCCTCTATTATAGGTCTTCCTGGCGGGTTCACGGGATTTTTATGAAGTTTGGGGATCGTATAAAGAACCGGGATAATAGGCCAGTCCTGTATTAATGTTTCTTTTATCTTGTAATTTATGATATTATCTTCCACGGCTTTGTTCAAAATGtcatctatttctgctttaaatataGACGTTGGATCCGAGGGTAACTCCTGGTAAGTAGTTTCATCCGCAAGCTGTTTGTATACTTCAgacttatatacttatatatatatatatatatatattaaagatgtgcaccggacatttttcgggttttgtgttttggttttggattcggtttcgcggccgtgttttggattcggacgcgttttggcaaaacctccctgaattttttttgtcgcattcaggtgtgttttggattcgggagttttttttaaaaaaaaactcaaaaacagcttaaatcatagaatttgggggtaattttgatcccatagtattattaacctcaataaccataatttccactcattttcagtctattctgaacacctcacacctcacaatattatttttagtcctaaaatttgcaccgaggtcgctggatgactaagctaagcgacccaagtggccgacacaaacacctggcccatctaggagtggcactgcagtgtcagacaggatggcacttaaaaaaatagtccccaaacagcacatgatgcaaagaaaaaaagaggtgcaccaaggtcgctggatggctaagctaagcgacccaagtggccggcacaaacacctggcacatctaggagtggcactgcagtgtcagacaggatggcacttaaaaaaattagccccaaacatcacatgatgcagagataaatgaaaaaaaagaggtgcaagatggaattgtccttgggccctcccacccacccttatgttgtataaacaggacatgcacactttaacaaacccatcatttcagtgacagggtctgccaaacgactgtggctgaaattactggtttgggcccccaccaaaaataagcaatcaatctctccttgcacaaactggctctacagaggcaagatgtccacctcctcctcatcgtccgattcctcacccctttcactgtgtacatccccctcctcacaaattattaattcgtccccactggaatgcaccatctcaggtccctgtgtactttctggagccaattgctggtgaatgtctccacggaggaattgattataattcattttgatgaacatcatcttctccacattttctggaagtaacctcgtacgccgattgctgacaaggtgaccggctgcactaaacactctttcggagtacacactggagggggggcaacttaggtaaaataaagccagtttgtgcaagggcctccaaattgcctctttttcctgccagtatacgtacggactgtctgacgtgcctacttggatgcggtcactcatataatcctccacaattctttcaatggtgacagaatcatatgcagtgacagtagacgacatgtcagtaatcgttggcaggtccttcagtccggaccagatgtcagcactcgccccagactgccctgcatcactgccagcgggtgggctcggaattctaagccttttccttgcagccccagttgcaggagaatgtgaaggaggagctgttgacgagtcacgttccgcttgacttgacaagtgtctcaccagcaggtctttgcacctctgcagacttgtgtctgccggaaagagagatataacgtaggctttaaacctaggatcgagcatggtggccaaaatgtagtgctctgatttcaacagattgaccacccgtgaatcctggttaagcgaattaaggactccatccacaagtcccacatgcctagcggaatcgctccgttttagctcctccttcattctctccagcttcttctgcaaaagcctgatgaggggaatgacctgactcaggctggcagtgtctgaactgacttcacatgtggcaagttcaaagggttgcagaaccttgcacaacgttgaaatcattctccactgcgcttaagtcaggtgcattccccctgctttgcctatatcgtaggcagatgtataggcttgaatggcctttttctgctcctccatcctctgaagcatatagagggttgaattccacctcgttaccacctcttgcttcagctgatggcagaccatgttcaggagtgtttgctggcgctccagtcttcggcacgcggtggctaaatgccgaaagtcggccgcaattttttgggccaccgacagcatctcctgtcgtttttaaaaaaattctgcaccaccaaattcaatgtatgttcaaaacatgggatgtgctggaattttcccagatgtaatgcacgcacaatattggtggcgttgtccgatgtcacaaatccccaggagagtccaattggggtaagccattctgcaatgatgttcctcagtttccgtaagaggttgtcagctgtgtgcctcttatcgaaagcggtgatacaaagcgtagcctgcctaggaacgagttggcgtttgcgagatgctgctactggtgccgccgctgctgttcttgctgcgggaggcaaaacatctacccagtgggctgtcacagtcatatagtcctgagtctgccctgctccacttgtccacatgtccgtggttaagtggacattgggtacaactgtattttttaggacactggtgactctttttctgacgtctgtgtacattctctgtatcgcctgcctagagaaatggaacctagatggtatttggtatctgggacacagtacctcaagcaattctctaattccctgtgaattaacggtggataccggacacacgtttaacaccacagcagctgccaagacctgagttatctgctttgcagcaggatgactgctgtgatatttcatcttcctcgcaaaggactattggacagtcaattgcttactggaagtagtacaagtggtcttccgacttcccctctcagatgacgatcgactccaagcagcaacaacagcagcgccagcagcagtaggcgttatactcaaggatccatcggaggaatcctagttaggagaggactcatcagacttgccagtgacatggcctgcaggactattggtgttcctgtctaaggaggaaattaacactgagggagttggtggagtggtttgcaggagcttgggtacaagaggaagggatttagttgtcagtggactgcttccgctgtcacccaaagtttttgaacttgtcaatgacttctgatgaatgcgctcgaggtgacgtataagggaggatgttccgaggtggttaacgtccttacccctacttattacagcttgacaaaggcaacacacggcttgacaccagttgtccgtatttctgttgaaataattccacaccgaagaggtgatttttttttgtaatttgaccaggcatgtcaatggctatattcgtcccacggacaacaggtgtctccccgggtgcctgacttaaacaaaccacctcaccatcagaatcctccttgtcaatttcctcctcagcgccagcaacacccatatcctcatcctggtgtacttcaacagtgacatcttcaatttgactatcaggaactggactgctggtgctccttccagcacttgcagggggcgtgcaaatggtgggaggcgccacctcttcccgtccagtgttgggaaggtcaggcatcgcaaccgacacaattggactctccttggggatttgtgatttagaagaacgtacagttctttgctgtgcttttgccagctgaagtcttttcatttttctagcgggaggatgagtgcttccatcctcatgtgaagctgaaccactagccatgaacataggacagggcctcagccgttccttgccactccgtgttgtaaatggcatattggcaagtttacgcttctcatcagacgcttttaatttagatttttgggtcattttactgaacttttgtttttgggattttacatgctctctactatgacattgggcatcagccttggcagacgacgttgatggcatttcatcgtctcggccatgactagtggcagcaggttcagcacgaggtggaagtggatcttgatctttccctattttaccttccacatttttgttctccattttttaatgtgtggaattatatgccagtaatatatcaatagcaatggcctactgtactgtactatatatgtatactgttggtcaccaaaatgctgcactataatactagaagctatagaaaagtatatatattactgtatatacatatcagtacagagcggtgtaactgtgacacatgtgtcctgacaagcagtatagaatctatagaatagtatatatattactgtatatatcagtacagagtggtgtaactgtgacacatgtgtcctgacaagcagtatagaagctatagaatagtatatatattactgtatatacatatcagtacagagcggtgtaactgtgacacatgtgtcctgacaagcagtatagaatctatagaatagtatatatattactgtatatatcagtacagagtggtgtaactgtgacacatgtgtcctgacaagcagtatagaagctatagaatagtatatatattactgtatatatcagtacagagtggtgtaactgtgacacatgtgtcctgacaagcagtattgaagctatagactagtatatatattactgtatatatatatatatcagtacagagcggtgtaactgtgacacatgtgtcctgacaagcagtatagaagctatagaatagtatatatattactgtatatatcagtacagagcggtgtaactgtgacacatgtgtcctgacaagcagtattgaagctatagactagtatatatattactgtatatatcagtacagagtggtgtaactgtgacacatgtgtcctgacaagcagtatagaagctatagaatagtatatatattactgaatatatatcagtacagagcggagtaactgtgacacatgtgtcctgacaagcagtatagaagctatagaatagtatatatattactgtatatatatatatatatatatatatatatatatatcagtacagagcgg encodes:
- the LOC134990792 gene encoding uncharacterized protein LOC134990792 is translated as YSLSRPETQAMAEYIQENLAKGFIRPSQSPVGSGFFFVGKKDGSLRPCIDFRELNRITIKNSYPLPLISVLFDQLRTATIFSKIDLRGAYNLIRIREGDEWKTAFNTHSGHYEYLVMPFGLSNAPAVFQEFMNDVLREYLDRFLVVYLDDILIFSHSLEEHRKHVRLVLQKLRDHQLGAKLEKCEFEVQQIAFLGYIISSEGFQMEGSKVQAVLDWVQPTSLKALQRFLGFANFYRRFIAGFSSIVAPLVALTKKGADVAHWSCEAKAAFARLKRAFVSAKVLRHPDPERPFVVEVDASEIGIGAVLSQMGVSDNRLHPCAYFSRKFSSAEMNYDVGNRELLAIKDALGEWRHWLEGAKFVVSILTDHKPVVQDQKVCLKDTTAFLLQLEKLSPLPENYLMCTIDVISLYTNIPHQRGIEAIRRCITGSHKYNGPDINFFIKLLELTLAQNYFIFDGRFFRQCSGCAMGSCVAPSFANIFMREVENDLFLTNPNVAGSIKAYFRYIDDIFVLWSGSQESFQQAMLDINRLDDSIKFTYSTSYEEIHYLDVAIKQDHLHHLHTSLFVKETDINTTLHANSHHPPTLKWGLPYSQYMRIRRICSDQAETIKQMDIMTRKFIERGYKLKHLREAKSRALKHDRISLLNKTQNTRKPDFIVWTQDFSTTSMSTMQKAKQIWPIITQDKQLQSIKGVKILPSYRRGRNIKGWVVHNDVSNLKVSPPGHFLTRKPDGLDKRAAALKR